DNA sequence from the Thermococcus gammatolerans EJ3 genome:
GAGACATGCTCGACATCGACAGAAAGCCGATCATGGACGTCCACAGCATCGGGGGCGTTCCGGGCAACAAGACCAACATCCTCGTGGTTCCGATAGTGGCAGCCGCCGGTCTGACTATTCCAAAGACGAGCTCCAGGGCGATAACCAGCGCCGCAGGGACTGCCGATGTGGTAGAAGTTTTCACCAACGTCAGCTTCTCGCTCGACGAGATCAAGAGGATCGTGGAGAAGGTTGGGGCCTGTCTCGTCTGGGGTGGAGCTTTGAACCTAGCACCGGCGGATGACATAACCATAAAGGCAGAGCGCGCCCTCAGCGTTGATCCTCGCGGGCTAATGCTCGCGAGCATAATGTCCAAGAAGTACGCCATGGGCAGTCAGTACGTTTTAATCGATATACCCACTGGCAAGGGTGTTAAGGTTGAGACGATGGACGAGGCAAGGGCCCTTGCAAGGGACTTCATAGAGCTCGGCAAGAGGCTGGGTCAGTACGTGGAGGTTGCAATAACCTACGGCGGCCAGCCAATAGGCCACACCGTCGGTCCAGCGCTCGAGGCCCGGGAAGCCCTCTCTGCCCTGATGACGGGGAAGGGGCCGGGAAGCCTGATTGAAAAGGCCCTGGGTCTTGCCGGGATCCTGCTCGAGATGGGTGGCGTTGCTCCGGCGGGAATGGGCAAAAAGATGGCCAGGGAGATCCTCGAAAGCGGGAAAGCCTACGAGAAGATGAAAGAGATCATCGAGGAACAGGGTGGAGACCCGAACATAAAGCCAGAGGACATACAGATAGGCGACAAGACGTACACCTTCACGGCGCCGACGAGTGGCTATGTAACTGGAATAGACAACAGGGCGATAACGGGAATAGCCAGAGCCGCTGGAGCGCCTGAGGACAAGGGCGCTGGACTGGAGCTCTACGTCAAGGTCGGCGAAAAGGTCAAGGAGGGAGATCCCCTCTTCACGATCCACGCCGAGAGCGAGGCAAGGCTTGATCAGGCTATCGTCTTCGCCCGCAGGACAGAACCCATCAAGATTGAAGGGATGGTGCTCCAGCGAATCGGGAACATCTGACTCAATCTTTTCCTTTTCATTGACCGCAAAATTTATAAACCCGCCCAGAAAGGAGATAACGGCGTGTCGAGTGGGCCGGTAGCTCAGCCTGGTATGAGCGCCGCCTTGGCAAGGCGGAGGCCCCGGGTTCAAATCCCGGCCGGTCCACCAACTGTTTGGGCTGGGCCCGTGGTCTAGACTGGTTATGACGCCACCCTGACAAGGTGGAGGTCCGGGGTTCGAATCCCCGCGGGCCCACCAGTTGTTCTGAATTTTCTCATCAAAAACTCGTTTTCAAAAAGACACAACTAAAAACTAAAAAATGAATATCACAGATCCCTGAGCTTCCTCGCCTTCCCAGCCTTTATCTGGAGGTATCCCTTTTTCTCAAGAAAGCGGAGCAGCTCGTCAAAAGCTTCCTTTGACGCGTGGATCACTAACGTTCCCTTCTCAGTGGGTATCTGCAGTGGAAGGGCCCGGAGAAAGCTCTTTTTGAACTCCTCAACATCCACTTTCCTCTCAGCGAGGGCTTTCAGGATCTCTCCGGCCAGTATGGCCCGCCCGACAAGGGCGAAGTAGGCCTTGAGGACATCCTCCTCCGGGAAGTACTTGCTGGCGATCCGTCCGAAGGCATTTATTTTCTCCATCCTCAGCTCATAAACGTCGAACTCCCACTCAGGAGTCAGGTCGGTGAAAACGAACTGTTTGGCAACCTTCTCAAGTCCCTCTGGGTTGGTCACGAGGTTAAAGGGGAACTTGAACTGAAACCTCAGGGTGAGTGGATCAATTCCTTCTTTCAGCTTTAGGAGATTCCCATCGGGATCGTAGTCAAGTGCCCCCGCATTGTACAGCTGATCCAGAACGTCCGCTACCCAAAGACCCTCTGACAGCAGTTTGTCCGCAGATTCCCCACCTTTTAGGTGGTCGAGGATATGATTGATGCTCTCACGGAACGATTCGAATCCTTCCAATAGGGCTTCCCTGTCAACGCCCTCCATCACGTCGATCTTTGATCTTATTTCTTCAAGCGTTCCCTCCAAGAGGTATCCAACGAAGGTCTCGTGGGACTGCTTCTCAACTACCTTGAAGTCCACTCCTTCCCTCCTCAGGTCAGCGGAAAAAGCTTCTCTTAGAGTGGGGCTTTTTGTTGAGAGTCTCATACCATCACCGCCTCGGTAAAGGCTAAAAAGCCTTATAGACTTTTGGATTTGGGGTGAGAGAATGAGCGGAGACGGAAAGCAGTACCTCCTTGACAGAACTCTGGAGAGATGGAAGGGGAAGCGGATTGCCGTTGGGATCGGCAGCGAGACCAGCTTTTCTGGAATTCTGGCGGACTTCGATGAGGAAGTAATCCTGCTGAGGGACGTGACGGACTACACAGGAAACCGGACGAAGGAACTCATAGCGAAAATCGACGACATAAACTGGATAACCCTGCTATGAGGGATAGCCATGCGCGCGGTTGCCTTCGTTGGCTTTAAAAAAAGCGGTAAGACGACAACCGTTGAGGCGGTTGCTAGAGTCCTCAAGGAACGTGGCTACCGCATTGCAATAGCGAAGAGCATGCACGCGGACTTTGACAGGGAGAACAGCGACACGTGGAGGTTCTCAAAGGTAGCTGACGCCGTTATTGTCAGGGCACACGACACCGATGCACTCCTCTTCAAAGCCAAGGACATAAACGCGCTCTTCTCGACGGTCTCTGCCGACTTTCTCCTGCTCGAGGGCTTCAAATCAATCCAACATGTCCCCAAGGTGATTTGCGCAAGAAGCGAGAAAGACGTGAGGGAGCTCAACGACGGCTTAGCCATAGCAGTAAGCGGAGTTATAGCCTCGACCGGTGTTGAAAAGATAGGCGATCTTCCTGTGATTGACGCGACGAAAGAGCCGGAGAGGCTCGCCAATCTGGTTGAGAAAAGGGCATTCATGCTCCCCAACATCGATTGCGGCCTCTGTGGGTTCAGATGTGCTGAGATGGCGAGGATGATCGTGAGGGGTGAGAAAACGATTAAAGACTGTGTCGTCCTCAGCTCGAGACCCAAGGTCACGGTCAAGATAGACGGTCAGATCCTGCCAATGAAGGACTGGGTTCAGGAGCTCGTGGAGAAGACGGTAAAGGGCATGCTTTCAGCCATGAAGGGTTACCGCGAGGGCAGGAGGATAGAGATAGTGATCAGGGATGAATAAAACAATGAGAATCGTTCAAGACTATGAAGTTCTATGACATTACAATTTCACAACTTCACTTCTCTCCTTGAGATAAGCAGTTTGAGAGCTGCTCGAACAGGGGAAAATCTTTAACCTTTTCCCCTATAAAGTGTTCGGTGATCATATGGAACGTTATGTCCTTTCACTTGACGAGGGAACTACCTCGGCAAGGGCTATAATCTTCGACAGGGAGAGCAACATCATCGGACTGGGCCAGTACGAGTTCCCCCAACATTACCCCAAGCCAGGCTGGGTTGAGCACAACCCGGAAGAAATCTGGGACGCGCAGTTCAGGGCCATCAAAACTGCCCTTGAGAGGGCGAAGGTAGAACCGAGCCAGATAGCGGCGATAGGCGTTACGAACCAGCGAGAAACGACGATAGTTTTCGACCGCGACGGAAAACCGCTCTACAACGCGATAGTCTGGCAGTGCAGGAGAACGGCCGAGATGGTGGAAGAGATAAAGCGCGAATACGGGGACATGATAAAGGGGAAGACCGGCCTCGTTCCCGACGCGTACTTCTCCGCGAGCAAGCTCAAGTGGCTCCTCGACAACGTCCCGGGCCTGAGGGAGAAGGCTGAGAAAGGTGAAGTTCTCTTCGGAACCGTTGACACCTTCCTAATCTACCGCCTCACGGGCGAGCACGTTACAGATTACTCCAACGCCTCA
Encoded proteins:
- a CDS encoding LSm family protein; translated protein: MSGDGKQYLLDRTLERWKGKRIAVGIGSETSFSGILADFDEEVILLRDVTDYTGNRTKELIAKIDDINWITLL
- a CDS encoding AMP phosphorylase codes for the protein MRAKVRILDVFSGRYSVFINEEEAKKAKLHPDDLVKVESGKKTIYGSLAISNLVGPGEVGVSRDVLQLHSLSEGEVVTLTPVGTPESVRYIKKKMHGEKLRKVEIEAIVRDIVDRKLRDIEISSFVTALEINGLDMDEIAALTIAMAETGDMLDIDRKPIMDVHSIGGVPGNKTNILVVPIVAAAGLTIPKTSSRAITSAAGTADVVEVFTNVSFSLDEIKRIVEKVGACLVWGGALNLAPADDITIKAERALSVDPRGLMLASIMSKKYAMGSQYVLIDIPTGKGVKVETMDEARALARDFIELGKRLGQYVEVAITYGGQPIGHTVGPALEAREALSALMTGKGPGSLIEKALGLAGILLEMGGVAPAGMGKKMAREILESGKAYEKMKEIIEEQGGDPNIKPEDIQIGDKTYTFTAPTSGYVTGIDNRAITGIARAAGAPEDKGAGLELYVKVGEKVKEGDPLFTIHAESEARLDQAIVFARRTEPIKIEGMVLQRIGNI
- a CDS encoding molybdopterin-guanine dinucleotide biosynthesis protein MobB; this encodes MRAVAFVGFKKSGKTTTVEAVARVLKERGYRIAIAKSMHADFDRENSDTWRFSKVADAVIVRAHDTDALLFKAKDINALFSTVSADFLLLEGFKSIQHVPKVICARSEKDVRELNDGLAIAVSGVIASTGVEKIGDLPVIDATKEPERLANLVEKRAFMLPNIDCGLCGFRCAEMARMIVRGEKTIKDCVVLSSRPKVTVKIDGQILPMKDWVQELVEKTVKGMLSAMKGYREGRRIEIVIRDE